One genomic region from Balaenoptera acutorostrata chromosome 1, mBalAcu1.1, whole genome shotgun sequence encodes:
- the ANP32E gene encoding acidic leucine-rich nuclear phosphoprotein 32 family member E isoform X2 has protein sequence MEMKKRINLELRDRAPEELELSDNIISGGLEVLAEKCPNLTYLNLSGNKIKDLSTVEALQNLKNLKSLDLFNCEITNLEDYRESIFELLQQITYLDGFDQEDNEAPDSEEEDDEDGDEDEEEEEEDEAGPPEGYEEEEEEEEDEDEDEDEDEAGSELGEGEEEVGLSYLMKEEIQDEEDDDDYVEEGEEEEEEEEEGVRGEKRKRDAEDDGEEEDD, from the exons ATGGAGATGAAGAAGAGGATTAACCTGGAGTTAAGGGACAGAGCCCCGGAGGAG TTGGAACTTAGTGACAATATAATTTCTGGAGGCTTGGAAGTCCTGGCAGAGAAATGTCCAAACCTTACCTACCTCAATTTGAGTGGAAACAAAATCAAAGATCTCAGTACAGTAGAAGCTCTG caaaatcttaaaaatttgaaGAGTCTTGACTTGTTTAACTGTGAGATCACAAACCTGGAAGATTATAGAGAAAGTATTTTTGAACTGCTACAGCAAATCACGTACTTAGATGGATTTGACCAGGAGGATAATGAAGCACCAGACTCAGAAGAAGAGGATGATGAAG atggagatgaagatgaggaagaggaagaggaagatgaagcTGGTCCACCTGAAGGatatgaggaagaggaagaagaagaggaggatgaggatgaggatgaagatgaagatgaagcaGGCTCAGAactgggagagggagaagaggaggtggGCCTGTCATActtaatgaaagaagaaattcag gatgaagaagatgatgatgactATGttgaagaaggggaagaagaagaagaagagg AAGAAGAAGGTGTTCGAGGGGAAAAGAGGAAACGAGATGCTGAAGATGATGGAGAGGAAGAAGATGACTAG
- the ANP32E gene encoding acidic leucine-rich nuclear phosphoprotein 32 family member E isoform X1, giving the protein MEMKKRINLELRDRAPEEVTELVLDNCLCVNGEIEGLNDTFKKLEFLSMANVELSSLARLPSLNKLRKLELSDNIISGGLEVLAEKCPNLTYLNLSGNKIKDLSTVEALQNLKNLKSLDLFNCEITNLEDYRESIFELLQQITYLDGFDQEDNEAPDSEEEDDEDGDEDEEEEEEDEAGPPEGYEEEEEEEEDEDEDEDEDEAGSELGEGEEEVGLSYLMKEEIQDEEDDDDYVEEGEEEEEEEEEGVRGEKRKRDAEDDGEEEDD; this is encoded by the exons ATGGAGATGAAGAAGAGGATTAACCTGGAGTTAAGGGACAGAGCCCCGGAGGAG GTGACAGAGTTGGTCCTTGATAATTGCCTCTGTGTCAATGGGGAAATTGAGGGCCTgaatgatacttttaaaaaactagagTTTCTGAGTATGGCTAATGTGGAACTAAGTTCACTGGCCCGGCTGCCCAGCTTAAATAAACTTCGAAAG TTGGAACTTAGTGACAATATAATTTCTGGAGGCTTGGAAGTCCTGGCAGAGAAATGTCCAAACCTTACCTACCTCAATTTGAGTGGAAACAAAATCAAAGATCTCAGTACAGTAGAAGCTCTG caaaatcttaaaaatttgaaGAGTCTTGACTTGTTTAACTGTGAGATCACAAACCTGGAAGATTATAGAGAAAGTATTTTTGAACTGCTACAGCAAATCACGTACTTAGATGGATTTGACCAGGAGGATAATGAAGCACCAGACTCAGAAGAAGAGGATGATGAAG atggagatgaagatgaggaagaggaagaggaagatgaagcTGGTCCACCTGAAGGatatgaggaagaggaagaagaagaggaggatgaggatgaggatgaagatgaagatgaagcaGGCTCAGAactgggagagggagaagaggaggtggGCCTGTCATActtaatgaaagaagaaattcag gatgaagaagatgatgatgactATGttgaagaaggggaagaagaagaagaagagg AAGAAGAAGGTGTTCGAGGGGAAAAGAGGAAACGAGATGCTGAAGATGATGGAGAGGAAGAAGATGACTAG
- the ANP32E gene encoding acidic leucine-rich nuclear phosphoprotein 32 family member E isoform X3 produces MEMKKRINLELRDRAPEEVTELVLDNCLCVNGEIEGLNDTFKKLEFLSMANVELSSLARLPSLNKLRKLELSDNIISGGLEVLAEKCPNLTYLNLSGNKIKDLSTVEALMEMKMRKRKRKMKLVHLKDMRKRKKKRRMRMRMKMKMKQAQNWEREKRRWACHT; encoded by the exons ATGGAGATGAAGAAGAGGATTAACCTGGAGTTAAGGGACAGAGCCCCGGAGGAG GTGACAGAGTTGGTCCTTGATAATTGCCTCTGTGTCAATGGGGAAATTGAGGGCCTgaatgatacttttaaaaaactagagTTTCTGAGTATGGCTAATGTGGAACTAAGTTCACTGGCCCGGCTGCCCAGCTTAAATAAACTTCGAAAG TTGGAACTTAGTGACAATATAATTTCTGGAGGCTTGGAAGTCCTGGCAGAGAAATGTCCAAACCTTACCTACCTCAATTTGAGTGGAAACAAAATCAAAGATCTCAGTACAGTAGAAGCTCTG atggagatgaagatgaggaagaggaagaggaagatgaagcTGGTCCACCTGAAGGatatgaggaagaggaagaagaagaggaggatgaggatgaggatgaagatgaagatgaagcaGGCTCAGAactgggagagggagaagaggaggtggGCCTGTCATActtaa